One genomic segment of Belonocnema kinseyi isolate 2016_QV_RU_SX_M_011 chromosome 2, B_treatae_v1, whole genome shotgun sequence includes these proteins:
- the LOC117167270 gene encoding U2 snRNP-associated SURP motif-containing protein isoform X1, protein MADKAIMKQIAEQKLKAFSIGTMGKRPLSKKELEDQRKKEQEQAAAQAFEEFVATFQETPTKPTNKVWVKAGTYDAGKRQEDTREKGKLYKPQSKISELVDNRSSAEQAQEYARLLGTSERKMDRLGKKKKEGEKKKSNLELFKEELKMIQEEREERHKYKGVVKTVITTAAEDPMMAALKCVEDPRKACLRYYIDDPRLLALMYEDGSFDNGDPNTTNLYLGNLNPKITEQQLMEIFGKFGPLASIKIMWPRSDEEKARQRNCGFVAFMSRKDGERALKNLNGRDIMQYEMKLGWGKSVPIPPYPIYIPPALMEITQPPPPSGLPFNAQPHRRDKHKIPRIRNHQTLEPQEKENFEKILQNAVVKVVIPTERNLVMLIHRMVEFVIREGPMFEAMIMNREINNPMFRFLFENYSPAHTYYRWKLYSILQGDGQKEWQIEDFRMFKGGSVWRPPPVNPWTQGMPEDLVELEERQEPRRGSLSNSQRDRLEDLLRNITPERIKVAEAMVFCIEHAEAAEEICDCITESLSILQTPANKKIARLYLISDILHNCGVKVTNATIYRKTFESRLHEIFVEVQQAYKQFDSRLKAEGFKVRVMRIFRAWEDWAVYPRDLLVRLQNTFLGIATPDEPEVENDEDIDGAPLSDTDAEAAEDLDGVPLDGAALLKGAIKLGLTPQPGSHYDDIDGIPMDEDIDGIPMEDDDSENRMRDDDKKAAMPAGFVPSRWETVDPDQVEAQAMTTSKWEELEQNDDSNSQDASMDSSSRDNNDIIQLNSSSRDYNEERRNRLREIEVKAMQYQDELESGKRSIKSGMSIQAQVEHYRKKLIRKSEREMKDIKNDDREDDRRREKKRSASPESPVHYRERRRNSPSPPPKSSSRYRSRSRSPVRSKRRSRSPHKKRNPITPSPPRIRRSPSPSFSSSRSSRRSPVSERSDRKRRVRSPSMSPPPPPRTSSKHRASSPPSPSPRKHRHKHKY, encoded by the exons ATGGCGGATAAGGCTATAATGAag cAAATTGCTGAGCAAAAGCTCAAGGCGTTTTCCATCGGCACAATGGGGAAACGGCCTCTCAGTAAAAAAGAGTTGGAAGATCAGCGTAAAAAAGAACAGGAACAGGCTGCGGCACAg gcttttgaagaatttgtggCAACTTTTCAAGAAACACCCACTAAACCGACTAACAAAGTCTGGGTTAAAGCTGGTACTTACGATGCTGGTAAAAGAC AGGAAGACACGAGAGAGAAGGGAAAACTTTATAAGCCTCAATCAAAGATATCAGAGTTGGTCGATAATAGATCGTCGGCAGAACAAGCCCAAGAATATGCCAGACTTCTTGGTACAAGTGAACGAAAAATGGACAGACTtggtaaaaagaaaaaagagggtgaaaagaaaaagagtaatTTAGAATTGTTCAAAGAGGAACTTAAAATGATTCAAGAAGAGCGAGAAGAGCGTCATAAGTACAAAGGCGTTGTTAAAACAGTTATAACAACAGCTGCCGAAGATCCTATGATGGCAGCTCTAAAATGCGTTGAAG ATCCACGAAAGGCTTGTCTGCGTTACTACATTGACGATCCTCGCCTCTTAGCCCTGATGTATGAGG ATGGTTCTTTTGACAACGGAGATCCAAACACGACAAATCTGTACCTTGGAAACTTGAATCCTAAG attACAGAACAACAATTAATGGAGATATTTGGAAAGTTTGGTCCATTAGCTAGTATAAAAATCATGTGGCCTCGCAGTGACGAAGAGAAGGCTAGGCAAAGAAATTGTGGATTTGTTGCATTCATGAGTCGCAAAGATGGAGAACGTGCCCTGAAGAATCTTAACG GTCGAGATATAATGCAGTACGAAATGAAATTAGGCTGGGGTAAAAGTGTACCCATACCGCCGTATCCTATATACATTCCGCCAGCTTTAATGGAAATAACACAGCCACCGCCACCATCTGGACTTCCATTTAATGCTCAGCCGCATCGTCGCGACAAACACAAG ATACCACGTATTCGCAACCACCAGACCTTGGAGCCGCAGGAGAAGGAAAACTTTGAAAAG ATTTTGCAGAATGCAGTTGTCAAAGTGGTTATTCCGACGGAAAG GAACTTAGTCATGTTGATACATAGAATGGTGGAATTTGTCATTCGAGAAGGACCTATGTTTGAAGCAATGATCATGAATCGAGAAATCAACAATCCTATGTTTCG gtttttatttgagaattattcGCCAGCACACACGTATTATCGTTGGAAGCTTTATTCTATACTGCAAGGAGATGGACAGAAAGAGTGGcaaattgaagattttagaaTGTTTAAGGGAGGAAGTGTCTGGAGACCTCCTCCAGTAAATCCATGGACTCAGGGAATGCCCGAAGATTTGGTCGAATTGGAGGAAAGACAAGAACCCAGAAGGGGCAGTTTATCGAACAG CCAAAGAGATCGATTGGAAGACTTGTTGCGTAACATAACGCCCGAGCGAATAAAAGTCGCAGAGGCGATGGTATTCTGCATCGAGCATGCTGAAGCAGCTGAAGAAATCTGTGACTGCATTACAGAGTCCCTTTCGATTTTGCAAACGCCAGCAAATAAAAAGATTGCCAGACTTTACCTCATTTCTGATATTTTGCATAATTGTGGCGTTAAAGTCACGAATGCTACAATCTACCGAAAAAC GTTTGAATCACGTTTGCATGAAATATTTGTCGAAGTTCAGCAAGCTTACAAACAGTTCGACAGTAGGCTGAAAGCTGAAGGGTTTAAAGTGAGAGTGATGCGAATATTTAGGGCCTGGGAAGATTGGGCTGTTTATCCCAGGGACTTGCTAGTCAGACTGCAAAATACTTTCCTTGGCATTGCTACG ccGGATGAACCTGAAGTGGAAAATGACGAAGATATCGATGGTGCACCGCTTTCGGATACAGATGCTGAAGCAGCAGAAGATCTTGACGGTGTTCCTCTTGACGGCGCTGCTCTTCTAAAAGGAGCAATAAAACTTGGGCTAACACCACAACCAGGATCTCATTACGATGATATTGACGGAATACCAA TGGATGAAGATATCGACGGTATTCCAATGGAAGACGATGACAGTGAAAATAGAATGAGGGATGACGACAAGAAAGCCGCTATGCCAGCAGGTTTTGTTCCTTCGAGATGGGAAACTGTAGATCCGGACcag GTCGAGGCTCAAGCAATGACGACAAGCAAATGGGAGGAATTGGAACAGAACGACGACTCCAATTCCCAAGATGCTAGTATGGATTCTAG TAGCCGAGATAACAAcgatattattcaattaaattccaGTAGCCGAGATTACAATGAAGAAAGGCGGAACAGACTTCGCGAAATTGAAGTAAAAGCCATGCAGTATCAAGACGAATTGGAGAGTGGAAAAAGATCTATAAAAAGTGGAATGTCAATTCAGGCGCAAGTTGAACATTACAGGAAGAAATTAATAAGAAAG AGTGAGAGGGAAATGAAAGACATCAAAAATGATGATCGAGAGGATGATAGGCGGAGAGAGAAAAAGCGAAGTGCCTCTCCAGAATCGCCAGTCCATTACAGAGAGAGAAGGAGAAATTCGCCAAGTCCTCCCCCTAAAAGTAGCAGTCGATACAg
- the LOC117167270 gene encoding U2 snRNP-associated SURP motif-containing protein isoform X2, producing the protein MADKAIMKQIAEQKLKAFSIGTMGKRPLSKKELEDQRKKEQEQAAAQAFEEFVATFQETPTKPTNKVWVKAGTYDAGKRQEDTREKGKLYKPQSKISELVDNRSSAEQAQEYARLLGTSERKMDRLGKKKKEGEKKKSNLELFKEELKMIQEEREERHKYKGVVKTVITTAAEDPMMAALKCVEDGSFDNGDPNTTNLYLGNLNPKITEQQLMEIFGKFGPLASIKIMWPRSDEEKARQRNCGFVAFMSRKDGERALKNLNGRDIMQYEMKLGWGKSVPIPPYPIYIPPALMEITQPPPPSGLPFNAQPHRRDKHKIPRIRNHQTLEPQEKENFEKILQNAVVKVVIPTERNLVMLIHRMVEFVIREGPMFEAMIMNREINNPMFRFLFENYSPAHTYYRWKLYSILQGDGQKEWQIEDFRMFKGGSVWRPPPVNPWTQGMPEDLVELEERQEPRRGSLSNSQRDRLEDLLRNITPERIKVAEAMVFCIEHAEAAEEICDCITESLSILQTPANKKIARLYLISDILHNCGVKVTNATIYRKTFESRLHEIFVEVQQAYKQFDSRLKAEGFKVRVMRIFRAWEDWAVYPRDLLVRLQNTFLGIATPDEPEVENDEDIDGAPLSDTDAEAAEDLDGVPLDGAALLKGAIKLGLTPQPGSHYDDIDGIPMDEDIDGIPMEDDDSENRMRDDDKKAAMPAGFVPSRWETVDPDQVEAQAMTTSKWEELEQNDDSNSQDASMDSSSRDNNDIIQLNSSSRDYNEERRNRLREIEVKAMQYQDELESGKRSIKSGMSIQAQVEHYRKKLIRKSEREMKDIKNDDREDDRRREKKRSASPESPVHYRERRRNSPSPPPKSSSRYRSRSRSPVRSKRRSRSPHKKRNPITPSPPRIRRSPSPSFSSSRSSRRSPVSERSDRKRRVRSPSMSPPPPPRTSSKHRASSPPSPSPRKHRHKHKY; encoded by the exons ATGGCGGATAAGGCTATAATGAag cAAATTGCTGAGCAAAAGCTCAAGGCGTTTTCCATCGGCACAATGGGGAAACGGCCTCTCAGTAAAAAAGAGTTGGAAGATCAGCGTAAAAAAGAACAGGAACAGGCTGCGGCACAg gcttttgaagaatttgtggCAACTTTTCAAGAAACACCCACTAAACCGACTAACAAAGTCTGGGTTAAAGCTGGTACTTACGATGCTGGTAAAAGAC AGGAAGACACGAGAGAGAAGGGAAAACTTTATAAGCCTCAATCAAAGATATCAGAGTTGGTCGATAATAGATCGTCGGCAGAACAAGCCCAAGAATATGCCAGACTTCTTGGTACAAGTGAACGAAAAATGGACAGACTtggtaaaaagaaaaaagagggtgaaaagaaaaagagtaatTTAGAATTGTTCAAAGAGGAACTTAAAATGATTCAAGAAGAGCGAGAAGAGCGTCATAAGTACAAAGGCGTTGTTAAAACAGTTATAACAACAGCTGCCGAAGATCCTATGATGGCAGCTCTAAAATGCGTTGAAG ATGGTTCTTTTGACAACGGAGATCCAAACACGACAAATCTGTACCTTGGAAACTTGAATCCTAAG attACAGAACAACAATTAATGGAGATATTTGGAAAGTTTGGTCCATTAGCTAGTATAAAAATCATGTGGCCTCGCAGTGACGAAGAGAAGGCTAGGCAAAGAAATTGTGGATTTGTTGCATTCATGAGTCGCAAAGATGGAGAACGTGCCCTGAAGAATCTTAACG GTCGAGATATAATGCAGTACGAAATGAAATTAGGCTGGGGTAAAAGTGTACCCATACCGCCGTATCCTATATACATTCCGCCAGCTTTAATGGAAATAACACAGCCACCGCCACCATCTGGACTTCCATTTAATGCTCAGCCGCATCGTCGCGACAAACACAAG ATACCACGTATTCGCAACCACCAGACCTTGGAGCCGCAGGAGAAGGAAAACTTTGAAAAG ATTTTGCAGAATGCAGTTGTCAAAGTGGTTATTCCGACGGAAAG GAACTTAGTCATGTTGATACATAGAATGGTGGAATTTGTCATTCGAGAAGGACCTATGTTTGAAGCAATGATCATGAATCGAGAAATCAACAATCCTATGTTTCG gtttttatttgagaattattcGCCAGCACACACGTATTATCGTTGGAAGCTTTATTCTATACTGCAAGGAGATGGACAGAAAGAGTGGcaaattgaagattttagaaTGTTTAAGGGAGGAAGTGTCTGGAGACCTCCTCCAGTAAATCCATGGACTCAGGGAATGCCCGAAGATTTGGTCGAATTGGAGGAAAGACAAGAACCCAGAAGGGGCAGTTTATCGAACAG CCAAAGAGATCGATTGGAAGACTTGTTGCGTAACATAACGCCCGAGCGAATAAAAGTCGCAGAGGCGATGGTATTCTGCATCGAGCATGCTGAAGCAGCTGAAGAAATCTGTGACTGCATTACAGAGTCCCTTTCGATTTTGCAAACGCCAGCAAATAAAAAGATTGCCAGACTTTACCTCATTTCTGATATTTTGCATAATTGTGGCGTTAAAGTCACGAATGCTACAATCTACCGAAAAAC GTTTGAATCACGTTTGCATGAAATATTTGTCGAAGTTCAGCAAGCTTACAAACAGTTCGACAGTAGGCTGAAAGCTGAAGGGTTTAAAGTGAGAGTGATGCGAATATTTAGGGCCTGGGAAGATTGGGCTGTTTATCCCAGGGACTTGCTAGTCAGACTGCAAAATACTTTCCTTGGCATTGCTACG ccGGATGAACCTGAAGTGGAAAATGACGAAGATATCGATGGTGCACCGCTTTCGGATACAGATGCTGAAGCAGCAGAAGATCTTGACGGTGTTCCTCTTGACGGCGCTGCTCTTCTAAAAGGAGCAATAAAACTTGGGCTAACACCACAACCAGGATCTCATTACGATGATATTGACGGAATACCAA TGGATGAAGATATCGACGGTATTCCAATGGAAGACGATGACAGTGAAAATAGAATGAGGGATGACGACAAGAAAGCCGCTATGCCAGCAGGTTTTGTTCCTTCGAGATGGGAAACTGTAGATCCGGACcag GTCGAGGCTCAAGCAATGACGACAAGCAAATGGGAGGAATTGGAACAGAACGACGACTCCAATTCCCAAGATGCTAGTATGGATTCTAG TAGCCGAGATAACAAcgatattattcaattaaattccaGTAGCCGAGATTACAATGAAGAAAGGCGGAACAGACTTCGCGAAATTGAAGTAAAAGCCATGCAGTATCAAGACGAATTGGAGAGTGGAAAAAGATCTATAAAAAGTGGAATGTCAATTCAGGCGCAAGTTGAACATTACAGGAAGAAATTAATAAGAAAG AGTGAGAGGGAAATGAAAGACATCAAAAATGATGATCGAGAGGATGATAGGCGGAGAGAGAAAAAGCGAAGTGCCTCTCCAGAATCGCCAGTCCATTACAGAGAGAGAAGGAGAAATTCGCCAAGTCCTCCCCCTAAAAGTAGCAGTCGATACAg